In Mucilaginibacter sp. KACC 22063, the genomic stretch TGCCGGTGGTTACCGTTCTACCTTTTCGCATCAGAACGAAATAGCAGAAGCTAATTATTACAAGGTAAAACTTGACAAAAATAATATTACTGCGGAGCTAACTACCACCACACGTGTTGGTATGCACCAGTACACTTTTCCGAAATCTAACCAGGCGCATATCATATTAGATATGGTAGCCGGCATTTATAATTATCCGGAAAAAAATGTTTGGACCTACCTGCGTGTGCTGAATGACAGTACCGTTATTGGCTATCGCCAGACTAACGGATGGGCACGTACACGTAGCTTATATTTTGCTTTATCATTCTCAAAACCATTTATTGCGCATGGTTTCAAGAACTTTACCAGCGGAAGCGTTTACCGCGGGTTCTGGGGTAAGTTTAACCAGACCAAAAACTTCCCGGAAACTGCCGGAAAGCAGATCAAGGCATGGTTTGATTTCAATACGGCCGAAGGAGAGAAGATCGATTTGAAAGTGGCATTATCGCCTGTGAGTATGGAAAATGCTTTGGCTAATATGAAAGCTGAAGCACCGGGCTGGGATTTTAATAAGATCAGGGAAGCAGGACAACAACAATGGGAAGAGCAATTGCACCGTATTGTGATACAATCAAAAAGTCGCGCTGAAAAGGAGAACTTTTATACCGGTATGTACCACGCTATGATCAACCCTACTATATATATGGATGTCAACGGTGATTATAAAGGCCTTGACCAGAACGTACATCATGCCGAGGGATTTACAAATTACACTACTTTCTCTTTGTGGGATACTTACCGCGCTTTGCATCCGCTGTTTAATATCATAGAAACCAAACGCAATGCAGACATGGTTAAATCAATGCTGAAACATTATGAGCAAAGCCCTGAGCACATGTTACCGGTTTGGTCAAATTCGGGCAACGAAAACTGGTGCATGAGCGGTTACCATGCTGTGGCTGTTTTAGCTGATGCTGCTATAAAAGGTAACGGCGATTTTGACAAAAATGAAGCCCTTGAAGCATGTGTTGCTACGGCACGTCACCGCGATTATGAAGGTATAGGCGAATATATAGACAGGGGTTACATACCTGATGAGCGCAGTGCAGTCTCGGTTTCGTCAACCCTGGAATATGCTTATGACGACTGGGCGATTGCGCAATTGGCTAAAAAATTAGGCCGTGATGATATCTATCAGGAGTTTATTAAGCGTTCGCAAAATTACAAGAATGTGTATGACCCTAAAGTTGGCTTTATGCGACCAAAACTGGCAGATGGTACGTTCCGTAAAAACTTTGATCCGCTGACTACCATTAACCAGGGCTTTATTGAGGGTAATGCATGGAACTACACTTTGTTTGCTCCTCAGGATCCAAAAGGGTTGATCGAATTAATGGGGGGTAATAAACGCGTGGTGCGTTACCTGGATTCGCTGTTTACCATGCACCTGCCGGACGAATTTTTTGCAGAGACAGAAGACATTACCCGCGACGGTATTATCGGTAATTATGTACATGGTAACGAGCCAAGCCACCATGTTGCTTATTTATATAACTGGACAGATAAGCCATGGAAAACACAGGAGCGTATCCGCATGATCCTGAAAAAAATGTATGGCCCAACCCCGGATGGTTTAGGCGGTAATGATGATACCGGGCAGATGAGCGCATGGTATATTTTCAGCACACTTGGCTTTTATCCTGTAGCGCCAGGATCGGATGATTACTCCATTGGTAGCCCGGCGATAGACAAGGCAGTTATTAATCTGGAAAATGGTAAAACGTTTTCTATAATTGCCAAAAATCAGAGCGATAAAAACATTTACGTGCAAAAGATTACTTTAAACGGTAAGACACTAAATGTTTTAACTATAAAACACAGCGATATTATGAATGGCGGCGAACTGGTATTTTACATGAGAAGCAGTCATAAGTAGAACGGTCGAGTCAACTGTAGATTGCTTTATTGACATCTATATATGGCATTTTAATTATATTTAATAAAAAATTTAATTAATGCAGTTTTCTGACTTGAACAAAATTAAAGAGGTATTAAGTGAGCTTAACGCAATTGATCTACGTACAGTAGAACTTGATGAAATTTTGTCACTATATGCTCAACTAAGTCAACACGTAGGAATAATTACAGTAATTCCCCAAGGTACTGTTGTAACGCGTGCAGTAAGTTGTAATTATTTGCAGGGTAAAGGGAGTGGTATTCCAAATGAAATTTCTCAAATTTCATATAATCCTAACGCGGCATCTTGTGGTTTTAACAGAGCCAGTTGGGAAGGTAAAACAGCTTTTTACGGCTCAGTGAGAAGTGAGTTTATGGAGCCCTATTATACGTGTGGGTTTGAAGCATTAGGTGATTTAAAAGAATCATCTAATGAAATTGATAAAGAAACATTTGTGATTGGTAAATGGATCGTTAAAAAAGACCTTCAACTTGTTCAAGTATCTGGAAACTTAAAGCACAATGAAAGCCAAGTCATGAAGCGAACTGAAACGTTCAACGAAATGGTTTTGCGATACCCTGATAAAATAGAGCAATTAAAAATGATAGACAATTTTCTTACATCTGAATATTCGAGGGTTGTTGAGAAAACTGCAAAATATAAATATAAACTGTCAGCGGCTTATGCTGAATTTATAAAACATGATAATTGGCCAGGTTTATTGTTTCCTAGTGTTCAAGTAGATGGTGCAGGTACTAATATTGCTTTATTTCCTGAATATGTACACGAGTATTTAGATTTAGAAAGAGCCGCGCTTGTAATTTATTATAAACGCTCAAATGATATTGTTAATGAGTTCGGCATGGAGGCTTTTCCAGAAGGAGAAAGATTAAGATGGGCTGAAATATATAAATATAAACTGCCGCCGGCTATAAGAAAATGGTATAATGGGTTGTCTGATGATGATTCTTTTAAAAAATATATATCTTATGAAGATCTTTGAGAAGAGATATATAATAGCGCAAAGATTCACTAAATTAAAATTTAAAACCAAAGCCCGCTGATAACGGGCTTTGGTTGTTTATATAGTAAGAATAAGTAGCCGAAAGATATTAAGCTGCGTAGCTTGGGTCGCGCTGAATCACTTTCTTCTTCAGGATACCACGTGCGCGGTGCAGGGTAGTGCGCGATAATAATTCTGTAATACCTAACATGCTGCCAATCTCCTGGTGCGAGTAACCTTCAATGGCATACAAATTAAATACAGAGCGGTAATTGCCCGGTAATTGTTGTATCATGCTCAACAGTTCCTGTGTTTCCAGGCGGTTATTGGTTTGCCCGGCACTATAAAATGGTACGCAGTTTTCAGATATTTCCGCAGTCAGCATCATTGGCCTTAGTTTGCGGTAACGTGAAATAGCGCTATGCGTCATGATGCGGCGCATCCAACCTTCAAGGCTGCCTTCGCCACGGTAATTATGTATATTTTTAAAGATCTTGATAAAGCCTTCCTGTAGTACATCCTGTGCCTCGTCACGGTCGGCAGTGTAGCGCATGCATACGGCAAGCATTTTTGGCGCTAACACTCTATATAATAACTCCTGCTGTTTGCGGTCGTTATTTTTGCAACCTTCCCAAATCCTGTTTAAGCTATTTTCAGATATCATGACAATGTATGTTTGATGATCCTACTATGCCAAAATTTCAACCAATTAATTAAATAATTGATAATCAGTGTGTTGATTAAATAATCATAATTTATACTGTTCGTTACCGTACAGTAAGCGTACATGGGCGTACATAAATTGGCTGATACATCAAATGCACTTAGATATCCTTTTCTTAACTTTGTATCATCCGGGATAAAAACCCGGCAGGTACCATGACAAAAGAAACTGAGATCGTCTGTTCGCCAGAACAGCATGAGGATATGGAGGCTTTGAAGCAAATTGCTTCAGGTGCATTAAAAACCCCAGCTAAAAATATCACCGCACTAAAAATTTTAAAGCGTTCTATCGATGCACGTAGCCGTAAGGTAGTTTATCGAATGCAGGTACGTGCCTATATTAATGAGCCATTACCGCGGGAACATCAGGTAGTCAGTTATCCTAATGTTAATAATGCCAAACCGGTAATTATTGTCGGCGCTGGTCCGGCAGGATTATTTGCTGCTTTGCAATGTATAAAACAAGGCTTAAAGCCTATTGTGCTGGAGCGTGGCAAAGACGTAAAACAGCGCCGCCGCGATTTAGCCAATATCAATAAACAAGGATTGGTAAACCCCGAATCTAATTATTGTTTTGGCGAGGGAGGAGCGGGAACCTATTCCGACGGTAAATTATACACACGCTCCACCAAGCGTGGAGATGTTAACGAAGTACTGAAAGTATTTACCGATCATGGTGCGGATGAGGATATATTGATAGATGCCCGTCCCCATATTGGTACCAATAAACTGCCGCAGATTATCACCGCCATGCGCGAAACCATTTTGAACGCAGGTGGCGAAGTGCTTTTTGATACCAAGGTGACCGGTATGCTGGTCAATTTTGATCAGATCGAGGGTGTTGAGCTGGCATCAGGCGAAAAACTAAAGGCTGATGCTGTGATACTGGCAACGGGGCATTCGGCTCGTGATGTATTTGAGATGCTGCACCGTCAAAACATATTGATTGAAGCCAAGCCCTTTGCTTTAGGGGTACGTATAGAGCATCCGCAGGAAATTATTGACCAGGCGCAGTACAAATGTGCAGACCGCGGCCCATATCTGCCGCCATCTTATTACAGCCTGGTTGAACAGGTGGACGATAGGGGCGTGTTCTCATTTTGTATGTGCCCGGGTGGCATCATTGCCCCATGTGCTACTGATTATAATGAGATTGTAGTAAATGGTTGGAGCCCATCGAAACGGAATAACCCTTACGCCAATTCAGGGACTGTTGTACAGATCAACCTGGAAGATATACCGGGCGATGAACAGGACCCTTTCAGGTTATTGAATTTCCAGAAGCAGATAGAGCAACTTGCTTTTACAGCGGGCGGAGGCAATTTAGTAGCTCCGGCACAGCGTATGGTCGACTTTGTTGAGGGCCGTGTTTCAGCTGATCTGCCTATGAACTCCTACTTACCGGGAACGAAAAGTGTAGCGCTAAAAGATGTGCTGCCAAAGCGTGTTCACCAACGCCTGCAAAAAGCTTTACCGGTTTTCGGCAGAAAAATGAAAGGTTACTATACCAACGAGGCCATATTAGTAGGTGTGGAATCAAGAACATCATCACCGGTTAAAATTCCGCGCGACAGGGAGACCTTACAGCATCCGCAAATAAAAGGGTTGTATCCTTGCGGCGAAGGTGCAGGTTATGCAGGTGGTATTATCTCTGCTGCTATAGATGGTGTTAACTGTGCAAATGCCGCAGCCAAACTGATTAAATAAACATCGTTTAACTAACTGTGTTATTAGGTTATGCAAACAACAGCCGAAATCCTGCAATACAAATTAGAAAATTCGTTTTCAGGGCAGCCCTGGTATGGCACTGCCATTTACCACATCATAGATAACGTAAGTTTTGAAGCTGCTTATGAAAAGCCTTCGGGTGCTGCGCATAATATTGCAGAAATTTTGCTGCATATGATCAGTTGGACAGAAGAGGTACTTGACAGGTTAAACGAAAAACCGGCAGGCGTTCCATTAAGTGGCGACTGGCCTGAGACAGGCGCACCTGACGAACAAAAATGGCAGATGTATAAAGATGATCTGAAACTGGTAAATGTAAACCTGGTAAAAGCAATACAAGACCTGCTTTCAGAAAAATGGGATCAGCCAATTATTGATGAGCGTAATACGGAACCGGTGACCACTTATGCAGAGCTGATAGATGGCTTCGTTCAACACCAGATCTACCATGCAGGACAGATAGCTATACTGAATGAGATTATTGTTGGTTAATCTTCCAATTCCTGGCAGGCAAACCCGGCACCTTGCAGCATAGATTCAATATCTCGCGGCGAAAACTGATCGGTGATTACGCGTAATATCCTGTCGCAATCATCCAAATCAAAATTCCAGTTTTTTATAGCAGGTACGGTCAGCAAGGCTTTCACCCTGCTAACTTCCCTTGCTTTGGTTACACTTGTTTTAAATACCATTATGTTCATGTGATATATTTTAGCTGAGTGACTTGTCGCAGATTTATTCCGGCTGATTTGGGGTTGATGGGTTATTCACAGTTTGCTCCCATTCAAAATTATCCCATCCACGGTTCCTGAAATCACACATACGTTCTTTCATCTTCTTCTTAAATATTTCGCGCTGCTCCGGCGACAGAGAGTTCATGTGCTCCTTCATTCGTTTACGCATCATCCAGGGTGCGCCGCCACCCGGGCCAAACTTGTTGCCTTTGCTAAACCCGAATAAGATCTTGCATAGCACAAACAAGCCCATTGCCTGCCAAAATGTAAGGGTACCTGCGTGCAGGGCATCTGGTAATATATAGTTCCATAATTGCATAATCACTAAACTCAAAACGGATAGTGCTGCCGCTGCTATAATAGGTATGAACACAAAGCGTGCTTTTCCTTCAAATAATACTTTTTTCATTTTTTTAATATTTTAATCTAACTATTTATAATCTCGTCATACAATTGCTTAAGCCTTTTGCGCAGGTGCAAGACCGCATACCTTTTACGCGAAACCAATGTTTGTATCGGCACGCCTGTCATATCTGTCATTTCGGCAAAAGATAAGTCTTCAAGCTCGTGCCATATAAATACCTGTTTTTGTTCTTCGGGTAGTTCATCAAGCGCAGCAAAAAGCTCGTCCCATACCATTTGGTTCATGTAAGCATTTTCAGGCGTATTTAATTCTGGTAACAAAAGTGACTCGTAATCCTGGCCTAAACTTTCGTCATCCTCGTCATCGCTGCCAAACAGATCGTTGATTAAAGATTCCGATTTCTTTTTATGCTTGTCTATGATTTTGTTTCGGGCTACCTTATATAACCAGGCCCCGGTTTGTTCAATAGGCTCTGCGTTTACAGCTGCACTTAGCTGGTACCAAACATCCTGCAGAATGTCCTCGGCATCAGCATCATTTTTTACCCTGTAACGGATGAATGACCACAAGCTTTTACCATACGCTTTAATAGTTTGTAGGGTATGGTTAGCTTTGTCTTCGGCCATATGTGCTGTAATCAATTGCATTAAAGATACAGACGATTATAGTTTTAGAACATTTTAAAATATTTTACTTTTTTCGGAATGCTTAATAGTCGCATGGGCTGTGGCAGATACAAAACTCTTTTAGCATGATATTTGAGTCACTAATCATATAAACAGAAATTATGATGCCTGACAAAAAAACTTTGATACTCGGCGCTACACCCGATCCAAGCCGTTACGCATACTTGGCTGCAAGCCGTTTGGTGAATAGCGGCCATAGCATTGTTAATGTAGGGATTAAAAAGGGGGAAGTTGCCGGAGTGGAAATTGAAAAGCCGGAAGCCGTACATAACGATATAGATACCATTACCTTATATGTTGGACCGCAAAATCAGCCGCCATTGTATGATTATATTTTAGATACTCATCCAAAACGTATCATCTTTAACCCGGGTACCGACAATAGCGAATTGCGCCGCATGGCTAATGAGCGCGGGATAGAAACCCTTTCGGCATGTACATTGGTGATGTTGAGTACGGGAGAGTATTAAACCCCTCCAAATCCTACCCGACAGGGAGGACTTTAAAAGAATATTTTGGAACAAGCAGTCTTACTCCTTCTCCTTTGGAGAGGGCTGGGGAGAGGCAATTATCCTCAACTCCTTAGGATAATAGTTATTAATCCTGTTAGGTAACAACTTGGCCCATCCTAATGTATGCCCTTCAAATTCCATTAGGCTCCAGCCTTTTTGAGCAGTTTCCAGATCGATAATATTATCGCGGCGCAAATACGCTATAGCCTGATCCTTATTAAGTGCTGTTTTAGTGAAAGTATCTTTATTGATGATGTTACTTAAAGCCAGGTCATGGTCTGGTATTAATTCTCTACCCGCTAATTTGCCAATTCGTACGCCCGATTTTTTGATATATAAGTATTGCTGCAGTAAAAGCATGCTATCCCGATGCTGTTCGGGTATCACCAACCATTCGTCGTTTACTTTGAAGTAGTGGTAGTCTTCCGGATGATTTATATATATATGTAAAGGAGCAATCTCTTTCGTATTAATCTTCTGGAACTTTGTTTTGTGCGATGAATGTTGTCCGCTGCTTTCACGCTTTACAAGACAGGCAGCAAATAATCCTTCACCTTTCACTTTGTCAGGATAAAAGCGGTAACCCCATGCTTTATGTTTTTCAGATTGGGTTTCAACAATTCCCCATTCACTATTAGTTGCTATCCGGATACTTTCCAGTGCGAAAGTGTCACAAAGCCAGTCGAGGATTTGCTCATTTTCTTCTATCGAGTATGAGCAGGTACTATATATTAAATAACCATCTTCTTTCAGGGTAGGGTAGGCATCCGCTAAAATACGTTCCTGCCGCTGATGGCAAAGGTTCACATTAGCTTCCGACCATTCGCTCATGGCATCAGGGTCTTTACGGAACATGCCCGAACCCGAGCAGGGCGCATCTATTAGTACGACATCAAAAAATCCCGGCAAACGGCCAAAGTCTTTTGCATCATTATTAGTGACAATCACATTCGGAAGCCCCCAACGTGTAAGGTTATCGCCCAATACAGGTACACGGGTTTTAATGATCTCATTGGCAACCAGCAGATCTTCTGCAGACATAGCAGATGCCAATAATGTGCTTTTACCGCCCGGCGCAGCGCACAGATCAAGGATATTAAGCGGATTGTTTTCTGTTTTCTGTTTGATCTGGCGAATAATGGTGTCAATAAACATGGACGACGCCTCCTGCACATAATAGCATCCGGCATGAAACAAAGGATCAAAAGTGAAGGACGGGCGTTCATTTAAATAGTATCCATTTTTACACCATGGCACTGGTTGTGCATTTTTCACCTTAATTTCTTTATATGGATTTACACGGATTGATGTAGGAGCAGGATTATTTTCATGAGATTTGATAAAATTTTCCTCATTAAAACCGGGTGTTCCGCTTAGGCTTTCTATAAAATTAGGCGGAAAATTGGTGCTATTCATATCATCCAAAGGTAAGGATTAAGCAGATTATATTATATATAGTGTACGTATCACACCCTTCCCTTGCAGCTTAACCCTTTGAAACCAGCGTATTAAGTAAATGTTTTAAAAAAGTAAAGAAAAAGGTTGCAGGGCGGGTAAAAGTTGGTACATTTGTATCCCCTCAGCAATGAGGGTTGTTACTTGAAAAGACGAAGGTGAAAGAATAGAGAAGAGACGGGAAAAGTGCTTCTCACAAAAGCAAAAAAAAACTTTTGTAGGTACTTGTGAGAATAGAAAAAAATGATCACCTTTGCAGCCGCTCCGAACGGGAGCGGGAATGTATTGAAAAGCGGGAAGGAAGCTACGGCGGAGAAAGCGAAAAAAGGCGGAAACGAATAAGTTAAGGCTGATTTTGGAGGAAGCTGAAGCTGGGAGTAACCAGAAGAAAGTTTGAAAAAAAAAGTTCAAATAAATTTTGGAGAAAAGAAAAAGACTTCTACCTTTGCAGTCCCAAACGAAACGGAGCGACTCCGGATCGGAAATGAAAAGAGAAAGTAAGCAGAAAGCGGTTAGTTGAAAGCGGAAAGTTACGAGTTGAAAGTTCATACGGACAACAGATAACCGGCCACTGAAAACTGGCAGCTCGAAGCCCAACATAAGAAGCCTAAGCGTGAGCGGCGGCGCAAAGTTCTTTAAATAAGATAATAACATGTAGCGAAGCGGGTAACTTGTAACCAAGTTATCAACCTAAAAGAAAGTCAATTTAATTTAATTAAATCTAAACTGATAGGGATACTGTATAAAGATACAATAAGGTTGAAAGACAAAAGCGAAAAGCAGAAAGGATTACCTTTAAGCTTTAAGCTCAAAAACTTTCGCCTTCAAATACAGATTTCTATTTTGAGTAATAGGGTCTGGATACAAACAAAACATTTTACAATGGAGAGTTTGATCCTGGCTCAGGATGAACGCTAGCGGCAGGCCTAATACATGCAAGTCGGACGGGATTGAGGAGCTTGCTCTTCATGAGAGTGGCGCACGGGTGCGTAACACGTATGTAACCTACCTTTATCAGGGGGATAGCCTCTCGAAAGAGAGATTAACACCGCATAAAATCACAGAACGGCATCGTTCAATGATCAAATATTTATAGGATAAAGATGGGCATGCGGGACATTAGCTAGATGGTGAGGTAACGGCTCACCATGGCCATGATGTCTAGGGGATCTGAGAGGATGGCCCCCCACACTGGTACTGAGACACGGACCAGACTCCTACGGGAGGCAGCAGTAAGGAATATTGGTCAATGGACGGAAGTCTGAACCAGCCATGCCGCGTGCAGGAAGACGGCCCTACGGGTTGTAAACTGCTTTTGTACCGGAATAAACCTTTTCACGTGTGAGAAGCTGAATGTACGGTAAGAATAAGGATCGGCTAACTCCGTGCCAGCAGCCGCGGTAATACGGAGGATCCAAGCGTTATCCGGATTTATTGGGTTTAAAGGGTGCGTAGGCGGCTTGTTAAGTCAGAGGTGAAAGGCGGTAGCTTAACTATCGGAGTGCCTTTGATACTGATGAGCTTGAATGCAGCTGAGGTAGGCGGAATGTGACAAGTAGCGGTGAAATGCATAGATATGTCACAGAACACCGATTGCGAAGGCAGCTTACTAAAGTGCGATTGACGCTGAGGCACGAAAGCGTGGGGATCAAACAGGATTAGATACCCTGGTAGTCCACGCCCTAAACGATGAATACTCGATGTTGGCGATATACGGTCAGCGTCTAAGCGAAAGCGTTAAGTATTCCACCTGGGGAGTACGCCCGCAAGGGTGAAACTCAAAGGAATTGACGGGGGCCCGCACAAGCGGAGGAGCATGTGGTTTAATTCGATGATACGCGAGGAACCTTACCCGGGCTTGAAAGTTAGTGAATGATACAGAGACGTATCAGTCCTTCGGGACACGAAACTAGGTGCTGCATGGCTGTCGTCAGCTCGTGCCGTGAGGTGTTGGGTTAAGTCCCGCAACGAGCGCAACCCCTATGTTTAGTTGCCAGCATTTAAGGTGGGGACTCTAAACAGACTGCCTACGCAAGTAGAGAGGAAGGAGGGGACGACGTCAAGTCATCATGGCCCTTACGTCCGGGGCTACACACGTGCTACAATGGGCAGTACAGAGGGCAGCGACCTGGCAACAGGAAGCCAATCTCAAAAAGCTGTTCACAGTTCGGATCGGGGTCTGCAACTCGACCCCGTGAAGTTGGATTCGCTAGTAATCGCGTATCAGCAATGACGCGGTGAATACGTTCCCGGGCCTTGTACACACCGCCCGTCAAGCCATGGAAGCTGGGAGTACCTGAAGTGCGTAACCGCAAGGAGCGTCCTAGGGTAAAATCGGTAACTGGGGCTAAGTCGTAACAAGGTAGCCGTACCGGAAGGTGTGGCTGGAATACCTCCTTTCTGGAGCAGTATCCCAAACTATCAGTCAAACGACAGGAATTAGGAAAAGCCTCGTTACATGTTATCTTATTTATTATAAAAGAGAAAAGACAGAGACAAGAAACAAGAGATAGGAAACAAGAGAAGATCTTGCTACGATATACTTGGTACTTGCTACTCTGAAAAGAGAAACCCAGAAGATGAAGCCATCAGGGAATGTGAACTAACTGAAAAAGTAAGGCACAAGACAAGATCGGCAGCAAAGCGTTTGGAGCGATAGAAAGAAGAGTTAGCAGTTAGCACAGCGAAGCTGACTCGGAACTCGGAACTCACAACTCGGAACTGCAAAAGAAAGTCTCGTAGCTCAGTTTGGTTAGAGCACTACACTGATAATGTAGGGGTCAGCAGTTCAAATCTGCTCGAGACTACAGGGTGAGTTAAAGGTA encodes the following:
- a CDS encoding GH92 family glycosyl hydrolase; protein product: MINKFLPITLLFYGATAFAQSAKNDKLTPYVKPIIGTQRMGHTYPGATVPFGMVQLSPETDTITYDQNGKYNPDVYKYCAGYQYDDKTIVGFSHTHFSGTGHSDLGDILIMPTVGKLQLNPGTASNPAGGYRSTFSHQNEIAEANYYKVKLDKNNITAELTTTTRVGMHQYTFPKSNQAHIILDMVAGIYNYPEKNVWTYLRVLNDSTVIGYRQTNGWARTRSLYFALSFSKPFIAHGFKNFTSGSVYRGFWGKFNQTKNFPETAGKQIKAWFDFNTAEGEKIDLKVALSPVSMENALANMKAEAPGWDFNKIREAGQQQWEEQLHRIVIQSKSRAEKENFYTGMYHAMINPTIYMDVNGDYKGLDQNVHHAEGFTNYTTFSLWDTYRALHPLFNIIETKRNADMVKSMLKHYEQSPEHMLPVWSNSGNENWCMSGYHAVAVLADAAIKGNGDFDKNEALEACVATARHRDYEGIGEYIDRGYIPDERSAVSVSSTLEYAYDDWAIAQLAKKLGRDDIYQEFIKRSQNYKNVYDPKVGFMRPKLADGTFRKNFDPLTTINQGFIEGNAWNYTLFAPQDPKGLIELMGGNKRVVRYLDSLFTMHLPDEFFAETEDITRDGIIGNYVHGNEPSHHVAYLYNWTDKPWKTQERIRMILKKMYGPTPDGLGGNDDTGQMSAWYIFSTLGFYPVAPGSDDYSIGSPAIDKAVINLENGKTFSIIAKNQSDKNIYVQKITLNGKTLNVLTIKHSDIMNGGELVFYMRSSHK
- a CDS encoding RES family NAD+ phosphorylase, coding for MQFSDLNKIKEVLSELNAIDLRTVELDEILSLYAQLSQHVGIITVIPQGTVVTRAVSCNYLQGKGSGIPNEISQISYNPNAASCGFNRASWEGKTAFYGSVRSEFMEPYYTCGFEALGDLKESSNEIDKETFVIGKWIVKKDLQLVQVSGNLKHNESQVMKRTETFNEMVLRYPDKIEQLKMIDNFLTSEYSRVVEKTAKYKYKLSAAYAEFIKHDNWPGLLFPSVQVDGAGTNIALFPEYVHEYLDLERAALVIYYKRSNDIVNEFGMEAFPEGERLRWAEIYKYKLPPAIRKWYNGLSDDDSFKKYISYEDL
- a CDS encoding RNA polymerase sigma factor, with the translated sequence MISENSLNRIWEGCKNNDRKQQELLYRVLAPKMLAVCMRYTADRDEAQDVLQEGFIKIFKNIHNYRGEGSLEGWMRRIMTHSAISRYRKLRPMMLTAEISENCVPFYSAGQTNNRLETQELLSMIQQLPGNYRSVFNLYAIEGYSHQEIGSMLGITELLSRTTLHRARGILKKKVIQRDPSYAA
- a CDS encoding NAD(P)/FAD-dependent oxidoreductase — protein: MTKETEIVCSPEQHEDMEALKQIASGALKTPAKNITALKILKRSIDARSRKVVYRMQVRAYINEPLPREHQVVSYPNVNNAKPVIIVGAGPAGLFAALQCIKQGLKPIVLERGKDVKQRRRDLANINKQGLVNPESNYCFGEGGAGTYSDGKLYTRSTKRGDVNEVLKVFTDHGADEDILIDARPHIGTNKLPQIITAMRETILNAGGEVLFDTKVTGMLVNFDQIEGVELASGEKLKADAVILATGHSARDVFEMLHRQNILIEAKPFALGVRIEHPQEIIDQAQYKCADRGPYLPPSYYSLVEQVDDRGVFSFCMCPGGIIAPCATDYNEIVVNGWSPSKRNNPYANSGTVVQINLEDIPGDEQDPFRLLNFQKQIEQLAFTAGGGNLVAPAQRMVDFVEGRVSADLPMNSYLPGTKSVALKDVLPKRVHQRLQKALPVFGRKMKGYYTNEAILVGVESRTSSPVKIPRDRETLQHPQIKGLYPCGEGAGYAGGIISAAIDGVNCANAAAKLIK
- a CDS encoding DinB family protein, which codes for MQTTAEILQYKLENSFSGQPWYGTAIYHIIDNVSFEAAYEKPSGAAHNIAEILLHMISWTEEVLDRLNEKPAGVPLSGDWPETGAPDEQKWQMYKDDLKLVNVNLVKAIQDLLSEKWDQPIIDERNTEPVTTYAELIDGFVQHQIYHAGQIAILNEIIVG
- a CDS encoding RNA polymerase sigma factor, yielding MQLITAHMAEDKANHTLQTIKAYGKSLWSFIRYRVKNDADAEDILQDVWYQLSAAVNAEPIEQTGAWLYKVARNKIIDKHKKKSESLINDLFGSDDEDDESLGQDYESLLLPELNTPENAYMNQMVWDELFAALDELPEEQKQVFIWHELEDLSFAEMTDMTGVPIQTLVSRKRYAVLHLRKRLKQLYDEIINS
- a CDS encoding CoA-binding protein encodes the protein MPDKKTLILGATPDPSRYAYLAASRLVNSGHSIVNVGIKKGEVAGVEIEKPEAVHNDIDTITLYVGPQNQPPLYDYILDTHPKRIIFNPGTDNSELRRMANERGIETLSACTLVMLSTGEY
- a CDS encoding methyltransferase RsmF C-terminal domain-like protein — its product is MNSTNFPPNFIESLSGTPGFNEENFIKSHENNPAPTSIRVNPYKEIKVKNAQPVPWCKNGYYLNERPSFTFDPLFHAGCYYVQEASSMFIDTIIRQIKQKTENNPLNILDLCAAPGGKSTLLASAMSAEDLLVANEIIKTRVPVLGDNLTRWGLPNVIVTNNDAKDFGRLPGFFDVVLIDAPCSGSGMFRKDPDAMSEWSEANVNLCHQRQERILADAYPTLKEDGYLIYSTCSYSIEENEQILDWLCDTFALESIRIATNSEWGIVETQSEKHKAWGYRFYPDKVKGEGLFAACLVKRESSGQHSSHKTKFQKINTKEIAPLHIYINHPEDYHYFKVNDEWLVIPEQHRDSMLLLQQYLYIKKSGVRIGKLAGRELIPDHDLALSNIINKDTFTKTALNKDQAIAYLRRDNIIDLETAQKGWSLMEFEGHTLGWAKLLPNRINNYYPKELRIIASPQPSPKEKE